The proteins below are encoded in one region of Danio rerio strain Tuebingen ecotype United States chromosome 14, GRCz12tu, whole genome shotgun sequence:
- the foxa gene encoding forkhead box A sequence isoform X1 encodes MIDEVKRERGDQWMPYYSSEMYYGSDSLPLGPRGYSPPEHHYQSYGVQCDSAPAVNPGRLGSPAGLLPPANPPKAYAEINSSEPEFQELKSVYRRTLSHAKPPYSYISLICMAIQQSPAKRLTLNEIYDWIRQLFPYYRQNQQRWQNSIRHSLSFNDCFVRVPRSPDSPGKGSYWALHPDSGNMFENGCYMRRQKRFKCQKSTSTGKNSEGEDVKVEKKKKKEIKSVSSCKSPTSDATKQSSTTVSYANTKPASPSHLNPSHTLFPTQPPEISTHLPSLSVPFPASMETSLHCEPSSQHQPISVPRLVDFQYCETPVSYPLYCQSNSHANFPSYTTDSVYYPGFSMCSTPLLSSS; translated from the exons ATGATTGACGAAGTTAAACGAGAAAGAGGCGATCAATGGATGCCATATTACTCCAGCGAG ATGTATTATGGCTCAGACAGCCTGCCATTGGGCCCCAGAGGATATTCTCCCCCAGAGCATCACTACCAGAGTTACGGGGTGCAGTGCGACTCAGCACCTGCAGTAAACCCTGGGAGACTCGGAAGCCCAGCAGGACTCCTGCCACCTGCAAACCCTCCAAAGGCATATGCTGAGATCAACTCCAGCGAACCAGAGTTTCAAGAGCTGAAATCAGTTTACCGGCGGACATTAAGCCATGCCAAACCGCCGTACTCCTACATCTCTCTCATCTGCATGGCCATCCAGCAGTCTCCAGCCAAGAGACTGACTCTGAACGAGATCTACGACTGGATCCGTCAGCTCTTCCCATATTACAGACAGAATCAGCAGAGATGGCAGAACTCCATCCGCCATTCCCTGTCCTTCAACGACTGCTTCGTGCGTGTCCCGAGATCTCCAGACTCTCCAGGAAAAGGCTCATACTGGGCTTTACACCCTGACTCCGGTAACATGTTTGAAAACGGATGCTACATGCGCCGCCAGAAGCGCTTCAAGTGTCAAAAATCCACATCAACAGGCAAAAACTCAGAAGGAGAAGATGTGAAAgtggaaaagaagaaaaagaaggagATCAAGTCAGTCAGCTCCTGTAAATCACCTACAAGTGATGCTACAAAACAGAGTTCAACAACAGTGAGCTACGCCAACACCAAACCAGCTTCTCCCTCCCATCTCAATCCCTCACATACTTTATTTCCCACTCAGCCTCCAGAGATCTCGACACATTTGCCTTCTCTGAGTGTGCCGTTTCCAGCATCAATGGAAACCAGCTTGCATTGTGAACCATCATCCCAGCATCAGCCCATTTCTGTCCCGCGGCTTGTGGACTTCCAGTACTGCGAGACTCCTGTTAGCTACCCGCTTTACTGCCAATCAAACAGCCATGCCAACTTCCCCTCATACACCACAGACTCTGTTTACTATCCTGGATTTAGCATGTGTTCGACTCCTCTTCTAAGTTCCTCCTGA
- the foxa gene encoding forkhead box A sequence isoform X2, producing the protein MYYGSDSLPLGPRGYSPPEHHYQSYGVQCDSAPAVNPGRLGSPAGLLPPANPPKAYAEINSSEPEFQELKSVYRRTLSHAKPPYSYISLICMAIQQSPAKRLTLNEIYDWIRQLFPYYRQNQQRWQNSIRHSLSFNDCFVRVPRSPDSPGKGSYWALHPDSGNMFENGCYMRRQKRFKCQKSTSTGKNSEGEDVKVEKKKKKEIKSVSSCKSPTSDATKQSSTTVSYANTKPASPSHLNPSHTLFPTQPPEISTHLPSLSVPFPASMETSLHCEPSSQHQPISVPRLVDFQYCETPVSYPLYCQSNSHANFPSYTTDSVYYPGFSMCSTPLLSSS; encoded by the coding sequence ATGTATTATGGCTCAGACAGCCTGCCATTGGGCCCCAGAGGATATTCTCCCCCAGAGCATCACTACCAGAGTTACGGGGTGCAGTGCGACTCAGCACCTGCAGTAAACCCTGGGAGACTCGGAAGCCCAGCAGGACTCCTGCCACCTGCAAACCCTCCAAAGGCATATGCTGAGATCAACTCCAGCGAACCAGAGTTTCAAGAGCTGAAATCAGTTTACCGGCGGACATTAAGCCATGCCAAACCGCCGTACTCCTACATCTCTCTCATCTGCATGGCCATCCAGCAGTCTCCAGCCAAGAGACTGACTCTGAACGAGATCTACGACTGGATCCGTCAGCTCTTCCCATATTACAGACAGAATCAGCAGAGATGGCAGAACTCCATCCGCCATTCCCTGTCCTTCAACGACTGCTTCGTGCGTGTCCCGAGATCTCCAGACTCTCCAGGAAAAGGCTCATACTGGGCTTTACACCCTGACTCCGGTAACATGTTTGAAAACGGATGCTACATGCGCCGCCAGAAGCGCTTCAAGTGTCAAAAATCCACATCAACAGGCAAAAACTCAGAAGGAGAAGATGTGAAAgtggaaaagaagaaaaagaaggagATCAAGTCAGTCAGCTCCTGTAAATCACCTACAAGTGATGCTACAAAACAGAGTTCAACAACAGTGAGCTACGCCAACACCAAACCAGCTTCTCCCTCCCATCTCAATCCCTCACATACTTTATTTCCCACTCAGCCTCCAGAGATCTCGACACATTTGCCTTCTCTGAGTGTGCCGTTTCCAGCATCAATGGAAACCAGCTTGCATTGTGAACCATCATCCCAGCATCAGCCCATTTCTGTCCCGCGGCTTGTGGACTTCCAGTACTGCGAGACTCCTGTTAGCTACCCGCTTTACTGCCAATCAAACAGCCATGCCAACTTCCCCTCATACACCACAGACTCTGTTTACTATCCTGGATTTAGCATGTGTTCGACTCCTCTTCTAAGTTCCTCCTGA